In Bythopirellula goksoeyrii, a single window of DNA contains:
- a CDS encoding MerR family transcriptional regulator produces the protein MTVTANTELAALLDETKPAALKNEDQAAAFLGNISKKHLFNLRKYAGLPFIPVGNRIMYSPESLAEWCKSREQRIGN, from the coding sequence ATGACAGTAACTGCAAACACCGAACTAGCAGCACTCCTGGACGAGACGAAACCCGCCGCATTGAAAAACGAAGATCAGGCAGCGGCATTTCTAGGAAACATCAGCAAGAAGCATCTCTTCAATCTTAGGAAGTATGCCGGGCTGCCATTCATCCCAGTTGGTAACCGCATCATGTATTCCCCAGAGTCGCTCGCGGAATGGTGTAAGAGCCGCGAGCAGCGGATTGGCAATTAG
- a CDS encoding YfjI family protein: MDVVALLEKARADGIQIEVVDGELLIEATRDKKHWLEKLRPHKQEILANLEGVDVDANSENVEEDHSCVSVNAYRTFPIHCLQGVVGEFVAAAAKAIGCDAAFIALPMLCCLARAVGNSRVIRLKATWVEPAILWAAIVGKSGSYKTPALQAVMKFLEKPQARAIAEHKDALQQHEEDKAVWERAYATWKQDKKTTEPPPSAPPEPVLKRFATSDCTIEALATLLAGQFDGVLVQRDELAGWLNGIAEYKGGKGSDLGHWLACHSGASLTVDRKTGAIKFIFVPRAAVSLLGGIQPGILRSAIAREHMQDGLCARMLFAMPDPRKVVWSDAVIDPRTEAAMTELFDTLFTLEPQVNDEGESEPLPMDLTPEAKATWVEYFNRHRAELVDLDDDLAAAWSKLEAYTARFALIFQLCSWAEEEAKSDIIDEVAMSAAIELSDWFGHEAKRVYGLFVEDQGDRERRELVELIRRKGGSVTPRDLMRCCRRFKTSKEAEVALQELVEAGLGSWEFDDHGGGRGQPTRRFTLVDSVDSDTNAVNPEEKPITVSVNGVNGSPKHLNGQSPGGAI, translated from the coding sequence ATGGACGTTGTAGCACTTCTCGAAAAGGCCCGAGCCGATGGCATTCAGATCGAGGTTGTCGATGGGGAATTGTTGATCGAGGCGACCCGCGATAAGAAACACTGGCTCGAAAAGTTGAGGCCCCACAAGCAGGAGATATTAGCCAACCTGGAGGGTGTTGACGTTGACGCTAATAGTGAGAACGTCGAGGAAGATCATAGTTGTGTCAGCGTCAACGCTTACAGGACTTTCCCGATTCACTGCTTACAGGGTGTCGTAGGTGAGTTTGTGGCAGCGGCGGCTAAGGCCATTGGATGTGATGCGGCATTCATCGCTTTACCCATGCTTTGCTGTCTGGCCAGAGCCGTGGGCAATTCCAGGGTGATACGTCTCAAAGCCACCTGGGTGGAACCCGCGATCTTGTGGGCTGCAATCGTCGGCAAGTCGGGGAGTTACAAGACACCTGCTCTACAAGCCGTGATGAAGTTTCTGGAGAAGCCACAAGCCAGAGCCATTGCCGAGCACAAAGATGCACTTCAGCAGCACGAAGAAGATAAAGCCGTTTGGGAACGTGCCTATGCAACTTGGAAGCAAGACAAAAAAACCACTGAACCCCCTCCAAGTGCTCCGCCTGAGCCAGTGCTCAAAAGATTCGCGACGAGTGATTGCACAATCGAGGCATTAGCCACCCTGCTTGCTGGTCAATTCGATGGGGTGTTGGTTCAACGTGATGAGTTGGCTGGTTGGCTGAATGGCATAGCAGAATACAAAGGCGGTAAGGGAAGCGACCTGGGCCATTGGCTAGCCTGCCATAGTGGGGCATCGCTTACCGTGGATAGAAAAACAGGGGCGATCAAGTTTATATTTGTTCCTAGGGCTGCTGTTTCGCTGTTGGGTGGAATTCAACCCGGCATCCTTCGCTCTGCTATTGCAAGAGAACACATGCAGGACGGGTTATGTGCTCGAATGTTGTTTGCCATGCCGGACCCTCGCAAGGTTGTCTGGAGCGATGCGGTCATTGATCCTCGCACTGAAGCGGCAATGACTGAGTTGTTCGATACCCTGTTCACATTAGAGCCACAAGTTAACGATGAGGGGGAATCCGAGCCGCTACCGATGGACCTGACACCGGAGGCCAAAGCCACCTGGGTGGAGTATTTCAATCGCCACCGTGCCGAGTTAGTGGATCTAGACGATGATTTGGCGGCGGCATGGTCCAAGCTGGAGGCCTACACCGCTCGTTTTGCTCTTATCTTCCAGTTGTGTTCCTGGGCTGAAGAAGAAGCCAAGAGCGACATTATCGACGAAGTGGCCATGAGTGCCGCTATCGAGTTGTCCGATTGGTTTGGCCACGAAGCCAAGCGGGTCTATGGCCTATTCGTGGAAGATCAGGGAGACCGTGAACGTCGGGAGTTGGTGGAACTGATCCGTCGGAAGGGTGGATCCGTGACCCCCCGTGACCTGATGCGATGCTGCCGTCGGTTCAAAACATCCAAGGAAGCTGAGGTCGCACTTCAGGAATTGGTTGAGGCCGGTTTGGGTAGCTGGGAGTTCGATGATCATGGTGGTGGTCGTGGTCAACCTACCCGCCGTTTCACACTCGTTGACAGCGTTGACAGTGACACAAATGCAGTAAACCCCGAAGAAAAGCCCATTACTGTCAGCGTCAACGGTGTCAACGGTTCCCCGAAACACTTGAATGGCCAGAGTCCAGGGGGTGCGATATGA
- a CDS encoding helix-turn-helix domain-containing protein, with protein sequence MLDYAPPIGNNPIMARKRTVKSTKVSEQLREAIRNADCSRYRISKETGIDQSMLTKFLQGERGLAISTIDTLAEFLNLELTHKKG encoded by the coding sequence ATGCTTGACTATGCGCCACCTATTGGCAATAATCCTATCATGGCCAGGAAACGAACTGTCAAATCGACCAAAGTATCCGAGCAGCTACGCGAAGCAATTCGCAATGCAGATTGCTCCCGTTACCGAATAAGCAAGGAGACCGGGATTGACCAATCAATGCTAACAAAGTTTCTCCAAGGCGAGCGGGGTCTGGCGATCTCCACCATTGATACCTTGGCTGAGTTTCTGAACTTAGAACTAACACATAAAAAGGGCTAA
- a CDS encoding tyrosine-type recombinase/integrase produces the protein MCLKSHDPEVSAWIGRLQQQNPSLYDKLAAKGVLQHREKPDSTTLGAFLDAFINTQSVKVKASTKTVYCHTQRCLTEYFKRDKPLAEVSPGDADEWRAWLTTSQELAPNTVRRRCGIARQFFKAALRKRLIQENPFAEMQEGVGCVKVADREYFVSREDSDAVLEACPDNEWKLIFALSRYGGLRCPSEHLALTWGDVNWAEGRIAVRSPKTAHHAGHESRVIPMFAELEPYFEKAWEQAQEAIDPKQVRLSEQPVIRRYRDNNVNLRTQLLRILKKAGLNPWPKLFQNLRATRATELAAEYPAHVAAAWLGHSTLVAQKHYWQVTDADFEKANEKCKHKCKKKASVSSSTEREAESEDSRIPAEYDTLPKCTGVQVGDTRLELVTPSLSS, from the coding sequence ATGTGCTTGAAATCCCATGATCCAGAAGTCTCCGCCTGGATCGGTCGACTCCAGCAGCAAAATCCTTCTCTATATGACAAATTGGCTGCGAAGGGCGTGCTTCAGCACAGAGAAAAACCCGATTCGACTACTCTGGGAGCATTCCTGGATGCATTCATCAATACCCAAAGTGTGAAGGTGAAGGCGTCGACGAAGACCGTCTACTGCCATACTCAGAGATGCCTGACTGAGTATTTCAAGCGGGACAAGCCCCTCGCTGAGGTTTCACCTGGTGATGCTGACGAGTGGAGGGCTTGGCTCACAACTTCGCAGGAACTAGCACCCAATACAGTGCGACGCCGCTGCGGAATCGCTCGCCAGTTCTTCAAGGCCGCACTTCGCAAGCGACTAATTCAAGAGAATCCCTTTGCGGAAATGCAAGAGGGAGTTGGCTGCGTTAAAGTCGCAGACCGTGAGTACTTTGTTTCGCGCGAGGATTCTGATGCTGTGCTCGAAGCTTGCCCTGACAATGAATGGAAGCTCATCTTCGCTTTGAGCCGCTACGGCGGTCTACGGTGCCCCTCTGAGCACTTGGCGTTGACTTGGGGCGACGTCAACTGGGCTGAAGGAAGGATTGCCGTACGCTCTCCCAAAACCGCGCATCACGCCGGCCACGAATCGAGAGTGATTCCCATGTTTGCCGAACTAGAGCCGTACTTTGAGAAGGCGTGGGAGCAAGCTCAGGAGGCCATCGATCCCAAGCAAGTGAGGCTGAGCGAGCAGCCTGTTATTCGTCGCTACCGCGACAACAACGTGAATCTTCGCACGCAACTGCTTCGGATTCTCAAGAAAGCTGGTCTCAATCCTTGGCCGAAGCTGTTTCAAAACCTCCGAGCTACCCGAGCGACGGAGCTGGCCGCAGAATACCCTGCCCACGTTGCCGCAGCGTGGCTAGGGCATAGCACACTGGTTGCTCAGAAACATTACTGGCAAGTAACCGATGCCGACTTCGAGAAGGCCAACGAGAAGTGTAAGCACAAGTGCAAGAAGAAAGCGTCCGTAAGCAGTAGTACGGAACGGGAAGCCGAAAGCGAGGACTCAAGAATTCCCGCCGAATACGACACATTACCGAAGTGTACAGGTGTTCAAGTGGGCGATACAAGACTCGAACTTGTGACCCCTAGCTTGTCGAGCTAG
- the der gene encoding ribosome biogenesis GTPase Der encodes MGVPRVVIVGRPNVGKSSLLNWLAGLRIAIVEDQPGVTRDRVDYLMEYEGRFFELVDTGGIGIEDVDRLTQHIEDQIQLAIDSAAVILLVVDAREGLVPLDEEVGRRLRNLDVPVLCVANKADDPKFDEQAAEFYRLGRGNFVPVSSKQNRNRSVLLNSILERLPPEELDGSSDPEGEPEMKVAIVGRRNVGKSTLVNTLAKTQRMIVSEIPGTTRDSVDVRFELDGKSFVAIDTPGIRRPQSRGASIDFYGTHRAQRSIRRADVVFLFLDATQRISKVDKQLCDYISQQYKPCILVVNKWDMVVKTMSTDKWVRYLHDTFRTMRYAPIAFITGQTGKNVKALLNHGQMLFKQSLTRIPTGQLNRLLREAIGRVPPPIHQNRRPKIYYGTQVGSQPPTLVLFCSDPKGIDRTYQRYLLGAVRSQLHFEEVPIKLYLRKRQQSDQRDEIKIVDSTPEPIETDPVVSGTNGGVVIEDSTTESKEIETT; translated from the coding sequence ATGGGAGTTCCGCGCGTTGTCATAGTAGGCCGACCCAATGTGGGAAAGAGCAGCCTCTTGAATTGGCTCGCCGGTCTGCGCATTGCTATTGTTGAGGATCAGCCGGGAGTTACGCGCGATCGCGTGGATTACCTCATGGAATATGAGGGCCGCTTCTTCGAACTTGTCGATACCGGTGGCATTGGCATCGAAGATGTCGATCGACTCACTCAGCACATCGAAGACCAGATTCAGTTGGCCATCGACTCTGCCGCGGTGATTCTACTTGTGGTCGATGCCCGCGAAGGGCTCGTTCCTCTTGATGAGGAAGTTGGACGACGACTTCGCAATCTGGATGTCCCCGTACTCTGCGTTGCCAACAAAGCAGACGACCCCAAATTTGACGAACAAGCCGCCGAATTCTATCGGCTGGGCCGCGGCAACTTTGTACCCGTCAGCTCCAAGCAGAACCGCAATCGATCGGTTCTGCTGAATTCGATTCTTGAACGCTTACCTCCAGAGGAACTCGATGGTTCGAGTGACCCTGAGGGCGAGCCTGAAATGAAGGTGGCAATTGTCGGTCGCCGCAACGTTGGCAAGAGCACACTCGTCAATACATTGGCGAAGACCCAACGCATGATCGTCAGCGAGATTCCCGGTACGACGCGTGATAGCGTTGATGTCCGCTTCGAATTAGACGGAAAGTCGTTTGTCGCGATCGACACTCCAGGCATTCGCCGACCCCAGAGTAGGGGGGCGTCCATCGATTTCTACGGCACACACCGAGCTCAACGCAGCATCCGAAGAGCGGATGTCGTCTTTTTGTTTCTGGACGCTACGCAGCGGATCAGCAAAGTCGACAAACAGCTTTGCGACTACATTAGCCAGCAATACAAGCCTTGTATTCTCGTCGTCAACAAATGGGATATGGTAGTTAAGACGATGTCTACCGATAAATGGGTCCGTTATTTACATGACACTTTCCGCACAATGCGATACGCGCCGATTGCCTTCATCACGGGCCAAACCGGCAAGAATGTCAAAGCACTCTTGAATCATGGTCAGATGCTCTTCAAGCAATCGTTGACGAGGATTCCTACGGGGCAGCTGAATCGACTATTGCGCGAAGCCATCGGCCGCGTACCTCCGCCAATTCACCAAAATCGTCGCCCTAAGATCTATTATGGAACTCAGGTCGGTTCCCAACCTCCGACCCTGGTATTGTTCTGTAGCGATCCCAAAGGTATCGACAGGACCTATCAGCGATACCTCTTGGGTGCTGTGCGCAGTCAACTACACTTCGAAGAAGTACCCATCAAGCTCTACTTGAGGAAACGGCAACAGTCTGATCAACGCGACGAAATCAAGATTGTCGATTCTACTCCGGAGCCGATTGAGACGGACCCCGTCGTATCGGGTACCAATGGTGGCGTTGTGATAGAGGATAGCACAACAGAGTCCAAGGAAATCGAAACGACTTAG